GTGCGGCGGGCGTGCGGTCGGTCGCTGTTCCCGTACCCGGAGCGGCCCGACTGATGCCGCCGGACTGTCCGCCCACAATTCGGGCAGCCGATGGGCATGGCTGTTCTCAGGAAATGCGCACGCCCGATGCTCGCCTCCGTCTTCGTCACGGGCGGGCTGCACACTCTTCGGGACCCGCAGCGCGTGGCGCCCGCCGCCGAGGCCGTGACCGCGCCCGTGGCGTCCCGGATCCCATGGCTCACGGAGGACCCCGAGCGGCTGGTCCGCGTCAACGGCGCGGTGCAGCTGGGCGCCGGTCTGATGCTGGCGACCGGCCGCGTCCCGCGCGTCGCGGCCCTCGCGCTCGCCGGCACGCTGGTGCCGACGACCCTGGCGGGGCACGCGTGGTGGAAGGAGAAGGATCCGGAGCGACGGGCGGCCCAGCGCACACAGTTCGTCAAGAACGTCTCGCTGCTCGGCGGCCTCCTCATCGCGGCGGCCGACACCCACGGCAAGCCGTCCGTGGCCTACCGCACCCGTACCGCGGCCGTCGCCGGCCGCCGGGCGGCCCGCCGCACCCGCCGCGACGCCACGAAGGCGCTGAGCGGAGCGGCGGGGGACGCGGCGGGGACGGTCCGCTCGCTGACCGAGAGCGCGCAGAACGCGGTCGCTCGTCAGCAGAAGGCCGTCGCGCGCCGGATCTGAAACTCCTGTTGTGCTCTGAAACTCCTGTTGTGCAAGCGCTTGCTGTGATGGTGGGGGCAGTGGCACCCTCGTGGCCGCCCCACCACCCCCCCACCTCGCAGGAGCATGCCGTGAACCGGACCGCGAAGACGCTCACCTCGGCAGGCGGCATGGTCGCGGCCGCAGCCGCCGCCTGGGCCGTCGCCGTCGCCCTGCCGCAGGGCGCAGACGCCGCGCCGCACGACAGCGGCAAGGGAGACGAGCGGGCCAAGGGCGCAAGGAGCGTGCTGTGGGACGGTGACGCCTCCCACGGGCTCGGCGTCTTCGGGACCACCCTGTGCGACGCGCCCGGCAGCGTCACCGTCGACAACTGGGGCACGGCCCGCGGTGACTTCTTCAAGTTCAACAAGCCGATCGGCGTGCCGCGCTGCGAGGCGCACAACGTGCGGACCGGGAGCGGCGAGTACGCCTTCCGGGACGGGCGCACGTACTGGTTCGGGTGGGACTCGATGACGAAGACGGGGGAGGCGCAGACCGTCTTCCAGTGGAAGTCCAACGGCACCAACGACCAGCACAGCCAGAACTACCCGGTGATCATGAAGGTCGAGGACGGCAGGCTGAAGGTCTGGTACGTGGCCCCCGGCGAGGAGTGGACGTCCATCGGCTCCGCCCCGTGGTCGGCCGGTGCCTGGCACTCCGTCCAGCTCGGCATCACCACGAGTTCCGGCAGTTCCGGCAAGCTCTCGGTCCACCTGGACGGCAAGGAGATCGCCTCCCGTACCGGCGCCCGCACCTGGGACGACCTCGGCAACAAGCCGCGGTGGGGCACCTATTGGGGCACCGACTCCAGTACGGCGGCCATCAACTGGATCGACGGCCTGGCGATGGGGGAGTCGCGGGCCGACGTCGACTGACCCCCGGCGCGGGGCTGGTTCACCCGGGGACTTCGGGGCATCCGGCCGAGTATGACGACACGTGATGAGTTCAACGGCCCGTCCGGCATGGGCGAGATGGAGCGCGGCACCCCGCAGAGACTCGAGGCGCGGCAGCGCATGCGGACCCTGGCCTGGGGCGCCCTGTGCGTCCTGCTCGCCGTGTGGTCGGTCGCGTGGGGCGTCGGCGCCGTCACGGGCACGGCCGACGCGTGGGCGTACTTCGTGCCCGGAGTCGTTCTGCTGGCGATCGCGCTGTGGGCGCGACGCTCCGCCGTCCGCAACAGCCCGCCGCGGCACCTGTAACAGGCGTGGGCGGGGGGACCGGGCGGGGGAGTGGGCGTGGGCGCGGCGCCTGAGGTGTGCCGAGAACATATGTGGATACTCTCCGTATATGCGACACCATGATCTCCTCGTCCTCGGCGTCGGCTCCGGAAACGTGCTGATCGACGACCGTTTCTCCCACCTGGACGTCGCCGTCGTGGCGGAGGGCCCGTTCGGCGGCACCTGCCTCAACGCGGGCTGCATCCCGAGCAAGATGCTCGCCGTGACGGCCGAAGTGGCCGACGGCGTACGCGAGGCGGACCGGCACGACGTGCGGGCGACGTCGGACGGCATCGACTGGTCGGCCGTGCGGGAGCGCGTCTTCGGCCGCCTCGACGCCGTGTCGCGGGACGGCGAGGACGGCCGCCGTGCCTCGGACTTCGTGACCGTCCACCGGGGCCGCGCCCGCTTCACCGGAGAGCGCGAGCTGCTGGTGGAGACGGCCGACGGGCCCGTGACGGTGAGCGCGGACCGGATCGTCGTCGCGGCGGGCGGCCGCCCCGTCGTCCCGCCCCCGGTGGCGGACTCCGGCCTCCCCTACGAGACGTCCGACACCGTGATGCGCCGTGCCGGGGTGCCCGAGCGGCTGGCCGTCCTCGGCGGCGGCTACATCGCCGCCGAGCTCGCCCACGTCTTCCACGCCGCGGGCGCTGCCGTCACCGTCGTCGAGAAGAAGGACACGCTCCTCGCCGAGCAGGACGAATCGGTCGCGTCGGCCTTCACCGACAGCGTGCGCGACCAGTACGACCTGCGGCTCGGCCGGGAGCTGGTGCGCGTGGAAGGCAGCCCCGGACACCTGCGGCTGACCCTCGACGACGACTCGGTCGTCGAGGCCGACACGCTGCTCGTCGCCGTGGGCCGCGAGCCGAACAGCGACACACTCGACCTGGACAAGGCCGGCATCACGTGTGACGACAAGGGAATGATCGAGGTCGACGCGCAGCTGCGCACCGGCGCCGACGGCGTCTGGGCGCTCGGCGACACCATCGCCGGGCCGCCCCTGAAGCACGTGGCCAACCGTGAGGCCGAGGTGGTGGCCCACAACCTCCTGCACCCCGACGAGCCGCGCACGATGTCGTACGACGTGGTGCCCGCGGCCGTGTTCACCCGGCCCCAGATCGCCCAGGTGGGGATCACCGAACAGGAGGCCCGCGAGCGGGGCGTGGAGTACGTGGTCGGCTCGCGCCGGTACGAGGACGTGGCGTACGGCTGGGCGCTGGAGGAAACCCGGGGCTTCTGCAAGGTGTTGGCCGACCCGAAGAGCGGCCGTCTGCTCGGCGCGCACGTGCTCGGACCGCAGGCCGCCACCCTCATCCAGCCGCTCGTCCTCGCGATGACCTTCGGGCTGACGGTGCGGGAGGTCGCCGAGCGCCCGCTGTGGATCCACCCGGCCCTGACCGAAGTGGTCGAAAACGCCCTGCGCGAGGTCATGTGACGCCCTGACACGCGGACGGAAAACGGGAGGCCTTCGAACAGGTCTCCCGTTTTCACGTGATCACCATGATTAAGTTAGGTTAGCCTTCCCTGAGTGTGGACCGGGGACGGAGAGTCCGCGCTGCGCGTTTCGAAGGAGCCATCCGATGAACCAGACCTTGTCGCCCGAGCGTGTCCGCGCCGACATCGCGGAACTGCTCGACTGCGACCCCGCCGAGATCGCGCCCGACGAGGATCTGTTCGACCTCGGTCTCGACTCGGTGCGGATCATGACCCTGGTTCAGCGGTGGCGTGCCGCGGGAGCGACCACGCTGGAATTCCCCGACCTGGCCGAGCAGCCCGAACTGGGCCACTGGACGGCTCTCCTGACGGAGCGTGCCGCGTGACCCGGGTCGACCACCGCCACCGCCACCTGGACCGGATCGCCGAGGTCCGCGAGGGTCTGCACGCCGAGAAGGTGGGCTACCCGATCGGCATCCGGCAGGCCGAGGTGGTGCGCACCGCCAAGGTCGGCGAAGGCCTGCTGCGGCTGACCCTGGGCGGCCCCGGCACCGAGGGGTTCGAGGCGCACGCGCCGGACGAGCACGTGAAGCTCATCTTCCCGGAGCCGGACGGCGAGCTGCGGCTGCCCGAGCGCAACGGGGCGATGCTGCGCTGGCCGCGTCCTGCGCCCACCTCGCGCGAGTACACCGTGCGTCGCTACGACCCCGGCACGGGCGAACTCGACATCGACATCGTCCCGCACGACGGCGGTCTCGCGTCGGACTGGGCGCACGCGGTCCAGCCCGGCGCCGTCGTGCACGTCGCGGGCCCGCCCGGCGGCCTGATCGTCCCGCACACCTACGACCGCTACCTGCTCGCCGGAGACATCACGGCCCTGCCCGCCATCGCGCGGTGGCTGGAGGAGCTGCCACGGACCGCGAAGGGCTGGGCGTTCGTCGAAGTGGCCGATGCCGCCGAGGAGATCGAGCTCTCCGCGCCCGAGGGCGTCGAGGTGCACTGGCTGCACCGCGGCACGCTGCCCCCGGGCACGGGCGGCGCGCTGGAGCGGGCCGTGACCGCGGTGACCGTGCCCGAGGGGGAGCGCGTCTACGTGTGGGTCGCGGGCGAGGCCGGGCAGATCAAGCCCCTGCGCCGCTGGGTCCGCGACGAGTTGGGGCTCGGCAAGGCCGACCACGACATCACCGGCTACTGGAAGCGCGGCGTCGCCGACTTCGACGAGGACGATCACTGACAGACCGGCGGGAAGGGCGCGCGAAATCGTTGCGCGCCCCGATTGACCTGCCGTGCTCACCATCTACTAAGGTGAGCCTTACCTAAGTATCAAGGAGTGAAACATGTCCATACGCAGATCGTCGGGCCTGGTCGGTGCCGTGGCGCTGGCACTGATGGTGACCGGGTGCGGATCGTCCGACGGAGGATCGGACGACACCGGCAAGGGCAAGACGCGGGTGTTCGCCGCCGACAACGGCAAGATCACCATCCCGTCCGACCCGAAGCGTGTGGTGGCCACCGGCTACGCCGTCCCGGCCCTGATCGAGGGCGGCGCACCCCTCGTCGGCATCTCGTCCTGGAAGCGGGGCGAGCCGATGATGAGCAAGCAGGACCTCGCCACGTACAAGAAGACGCCCAAGGTGGCGGGCGAGCTGGCGACCGAGACCAACTACGAGGCCATCGCCGAGGCCGAGCCCGACCTGATCGTCATCGGCGTCCCCGCCCCGGTGCTCGGCGACATCGACGTCAAGCGCCTCGAAGGCATCGCCCCCGTCGTCGCGATCGGCCCGACCGTGCCGTCCGCCTGGCGCAAGCTGGCCCACAAGCAGTCCGACGCGGCGGGCGCGCTGAAGAAGTTCGACGCCGCGAAGACCACGTACGAGGCCGAGGCCGACAAGCTGTCCAAGAAGTACGCGGACGTGCTGCCCAAGCTGAAGCTCGGCCATGTCGGCGCGTACGGCGAGACCGCGAAGGGCACGTTCCAGCGCGAGTTCGGCGGCTCGTGGGGCACCAACATCGCCGAGGACGTCGGCGCGAAGTACTACGGCAAGGTCAAGGAGCCCGGCCCGGGTTCGAAGGCCGTCAGCGAGTACCCCTCCATCGAGGAACTCCCCGACGCCCTCGGCAAGGCCGACGCCATCACCTACTCGGTCAACCCCGACGGCAGCGTCCCGAAGCCGGTCAAGTACGTCATGGACTCCAAGCTCTGGAAGAACCTGCCCGCCGTCAAGGCCGGCAAGACCTTCCCGATCCGCTACACCGAGGCCGCGACCTACGGGCAGGCCATGCAGACCCTGGACGCGATCGACAAGTCGTTCGCTCCGCTCCTGAAGCGGTGACCGTCGCGGGCCGCGCCTGTGAGGCGGCCGGAACCAGAAAGACCGTCTCGCGGACCGGCCTGCTCGTCGGCGGCCTGGTGCTGATGGCCGTCGTCGCCGTGCTCAGCATCGGCATCGGCGCCCGCTCGGTCGCGCCCGGCGAGGTCGTGCGGGCCCTGTTCGACTACCAGGGCAGCAACGACGACCACGTGATCGTGCGCGACGTCCGCGCGCCGCGCGCGCTGCTCGCCATCGCGGTGGGCGCGGCCCTCGCGGTGGCGGGCGCCCTCATCCAGACGCTGGCCCGCAACCCGCTCGCCGAACCCGGCATCCTCGGGGTCACCGCGGGCGCCGGCTTCTCCATCACCATCGGCTCGGCGCTCGGGCTGACGGTCAATCAAGCCGGTGAACTGGGCTTCGCGGTCCTCGGCTCGGTCGTCGCCGCGCTCCTCGTCGTCGCGGTCGGACGGCACTCGCCGCTGCGCCTGGTGCTCGCGGGCGTCGCCCTGACCGCCGTACTGAACGGCGTCGCCCTCGGCCTGCGGCTGATGCTGCCCGACACCTTCGACGCGTACCGGTTCTGGTCGGTCGGCTCCCTCGCGGCCCGCGAACAGGCACCCATGGCCCTGCCCGTGACGGTCATCGCCTTCGCCCTCGTCGGCGCGCTGCTGCTGAGCCGCGCGCTCAACGCCCTGTCGCTCGGCGAGACCGTCGCGCACACGCTGGGCGCGAACGTCGGACGGGTGCGGATCGCCGCCCTCGTACTGATCACCGTGCTCAGCGGCGCGGCGACAGCGGTCGCCGGACCCATCCTGTTCGTCGGCCTGATCGTGCCGCACCTGGTCCGCAGGCCCGCCGGCGGCTCCGTGCCGTGGCTGATCCTCTACACGATGGTGCTCGGCCCGATCCTGCTCCTGATCGCCGACATCGGCTCGCGCGTCCTGCTGCCCACCGGCGAGGTGCCGGTGGCCATCGTGACCGCGTTCCTCG
The window above is part of the Streptomyces venezuelae genome. Proteins encoded here:
- a CDS encoding DoxX family protein, whose product is MAVLRKCARPMLASVFVTGGLHTLRDPQRVAPAAEAVTAPVASRIPWLTEDPERLVRVNGAVQLGAGLMLATGRVPRVAALALAGTLVPTTLAGHAWWKEKDPERRAAQRTQFVKNVSLLGGLLIAAADTHGKPSVAYRTRTAAVAGRRAARRTRRDATKALSGAAGDAAGTVRSLTESAQNAVARQQKAVARRI
- a CDS encoding heparin lyase I family protein, encoding MNRTAKTLTSAGGMVAAAAAAWAVAVALPQGADAAPHDSGKGDERAKGARSVLWDGDASHGLGVFGTTLCDAPGSVTVDNWGTARGDFFKFNKPIGVPRCEAHNVRTGSGEYAFRDGRTYWFGWDSMTKTGEAQTVFQWKSNGTNDQHSQNYPVIMKVEDGRLKVWYVAPGEEWTSIGSAPWSAGAWHSVQLGITTSSGSSGKLSVHLDGKEIASRTGARTWDDLGNKPRWGTYWGTDSSTAAINWIDGLAMGESRADVD
- a CDS encoding mycothione reductase — its product is MRHHDLLVLGVGSGNVLIDDRFSHLDVAVVAEGPFGGTCLNAGCIPSKMLAVTAEVADGVREADRHDVRATSDGIDWSAVRERVFGRLDAVSRDGEDGRRASDFVTVHRGRARFTGERELLVETADGPVTVSADRIVVAAGGRPVVPPPVADSGLPYETSDTVMRRAGVPERLAVLGGGYIAAELAHVFHAAGAAVTVVEKKDTLLAEQDESVASAFTDSVRDQYDLRLGRELVRVEGSPGHLRLTLDDDSVVEADTLLVAVGREPNSDTLDLDKAGITCDDKGMIEVDAQLRTGADGVWALGDTIAGPPLKHVANREAEVVAHNLLHPDEPRTMSYDVVPAAVFTRPQIAQVGITEQEARERGVEYVVGSRRYEDVAYGWALEETRGFCKVLADPKSGRLLGAHVLGPQAATLIQPLVLAMTFGLTVREVAERPLWIHPALTEVVENALREVM
- a CDS encoding phosphopantetheine-binding protein, which translates into the protein MNQTLSPERVRADIAELLDCDPAEIAPDEDLFDLGLDSVRIMTLVQRWRAAGATTLEFPDLAEQPELGHWTALLTERAA
- a CDS encoding siderophore-interacting protein, with amino-acid sequence MTRVDHRHRHLDRIAEVREGLHAEKVGYPIGIRQAEVVRTAKVGEGLLRLTLGGPGTEGFEAHAPDEHVKLIFPEPDGELRLPERNGAMLRWPRPAPTSREYTVRRYDPGTGELDIDIVPHDGGLASDWAHAVQPGAVVHVAGPPGGLIVPHTYDRYLLAGDITALPAIARWLEELPRTAKGWAFVEVADAAEEIELSAPEGVEVHWLHRGTLPPGTGGALERAVTAVTVPEGERVYVWVAGEAGQIKPLRRWVRDELGLGKADHDITGYWKRGVADFDEDDH
- a CDS encoding ABC transporter substrate-binding protein, yielding MSIRRSSGLVGAVALALMVTGCGSSDGGSDDTGKGKTRVFAADNGKITIPSDPKRVVATGYAVPALIEGGAPLVGISSWKRGEPMMSKQDLATYKKTPKVAGELATETNYEAIAEAEPDLIVIGVPAPVLGDIDVKRLEGIAPVVAIGPTVPSAWRKLAHKQSDAAGALKKFDAAKTTYEAEADKLSKKYADVLPKLKLGHVGAYGETAKGTFQREFGGSWGTNIAEDVGAKYYGKVKEPGPGSKAVSEYPSIEELPDALGKADAITYSVNPDGSVPKPVKYVMDSKLWKNLPAVKAGKTFPIRYTEAATYGQAMQTLDAIDKSFAPLLKR
- a CDS encoding FecCD family ABC transporter permease, which translates into the protein MTVAGRACEAAGTRKTVSRTGLLVGGLVLMAVVAVLSIGIGARSVAPGEVVRALFDYQGSNDDHVIVRDVRAPRALLAIAVGAALAVAGALIQTLARNPLAEPGILGVTAGAGFSITIGSALGLTVNQAGELGFAVLGSVVAALLVVAVGRHSPLRLVLAGVALTAVLNGVALGLRLMLPDTFDAYRFWSVGSLAAREQAPMALPVTVIAFALVGALLLSRALNALSLGETVAHTLGANVGRVRIAALVLITVLSGAATAVAGPILFVGLIVPHLVRRPAGGSVPWLILYTMVLGPILLLIADIGSRVLLPTGEVPVAIVTAFLGGPMLIWAVRRYGAGSL